One window from the genome of Candidatus Dependentiae bacterium encodes:
- a CDS encoding thiolase domain-containing protein (Catalyzes the synthesis of acetoacetyl coenzyme A from two molecules of acetyl coenzyme A. It can also act as a thiolase, catalyzing the reverse reaction and generating two-carbon units from the four-carbon product of fatty acid oxidation): MKIGVLGIGCTKFGEHWDKSISDLLTISQFQALKDAGISPEQIDSIFVGNMNSAIFSGQVHLGVIAAEMFNLNIPAYSVESACASGGVAIRNGVMAILSGMAEVVMVSGVEKMTDVTSEEVTTALMSAASEELETFGGATFPALNALVAQNYISKYGLTRKQLASVSIKNHKHGSLNPNAHFKREINLDDVLNSPIISDPFTVLDCSPVSDGAATVILCSDSFAKKINKKLVNIVASGMAVDSLSLQNRENLTSMKATRLAADQACKSADLNPKDINVVELHDAFSILEIIALEDLGFFAKGEAGKATEEGKTYFDSNFGLAVNPSGGLKAKGHPVGATGVSQVVEITKQLRGECDKNQVKDARVGLTHNMGGCGASVVVHILKKED; encoded by the coding sequence ATGAAAATTGGAGTTCTTGGAATAGGATGTACTAAATTCGGGGAGCATTGGGATAAAAGCATTTCGGATTTGCTTACGATTTCACAATTTCAAGCTTTAAAAGATGCCGGAATATCACCAGAGCAAATTGATTCTATTTTTGTTGGTAATATGAATAGTGCTATTTTTTCAGGACAAGTTCATCTTGGTGTGATTGCAGCTGAAATGTTTAATTTGAATATTCCTGCATACAGTGTTGAAAGTGCATGCGCTTCTGGTGGTGTAGCAATTCGAAATGGGGTTATGGCTATTTTGTCAGGTATGGCAGAAGTTGTCATGGTAAGCGGTGTAGAAAAAATGACAGATGTAACAAGTGAAGAAGTTACTACAGCTTTGATGTCGGCGGCATCGGAAGAACTTGAAACTTTTGGCGGAGCAACATTTCCTGCATTAAACGCATTAGTTGCACAAAATTATATTTCAAAATACGGTTTGACGCGTAAGCAATTAGCGTCAGTAAGTATCAAAAATCATAAACATGGCTCGTTAAATCCAAATGCTCATTTTAAGCGGGAAATAAATTTAGATGATGTTTTAAATTCGCCTATTATTTCGGATCCTTTTACCGTTTTAGATTGTTCACCTGTTTCAGATGGAGCTGCAACGGTAATTTTGTGCAGCGACAGTTTTGCAAAAAAAATTAATAAAAAATTAGTAAATATAGTTGCAAGTGGTATGGCTGTTGATAGTTTAAGTTTGCAAAACAGAGAAAATTTAACTTCGATGAAAGCAACACGACTTGCTGCAGATCAAGCTTGCAAATCTGCAGATTTAAATCCTAAAGATATAAATGTTGTAGAACTTCATGATGCGTTTTCGATTTTAGAAATTATTGCTCTCGAAGATTTGGGATTTTTTGCAAAGGGTGAAGCTGGAAAAGCTACAGAAGAAGGTAAAACTTATTTTGATTCCAATTTTGGTTTAGCTGTAAATCCATCTGGCGGGTTGAAAGCAAAAGGCCATCCAGTAGGTGCAACCGGGGTTTCGCAAGTTGTCGAAATCACAAAACAACTTCGAGGTGAGTGTGATAAAAATCAGGTAAAAGATGCACGAGTTGGTTTGACACATAATATGGGTGGTTGTGGAGCTTCTGTTGTTGTTCACATTTTGAAAAAAGAAGATTGA
- the brnQ gene encoding branched-chain amino acid transport system II carrier protein has translation MFNLKQKTGFIMKNLKRSQIQTTSLTIFAMLFGAGNLIFPLRLGIASGSKSIYSFLGFALTGILLPVLGILAIVSFSGNYKDFFGRLGKIPGFLLTLFCMLIIGPFVVMPRIITLSYEMLQPFLPKMSILPFSIIFLTLAFFAACRPGQLLTVIGKVLSPLKVASLSLILLIGIFTGVAAQHIDISSFQLFTTGFLTGYQTLDLLGAIFFGSIIVNLLTNYASQDKQIPIAEAVKIAGISGLFGGLLLGLIYAGMFSLGAHHGQGFASLNEGEIFSAISFSVLGTYGAALIGLTVFLACFTTAVSLSAVVTDFTKNSIFRAKISFVSALLIVLTITGIISQIGLAGIIKYSFPVITTMYPLFVVITFCNIANKLWGFKYIKIPVAITAIGMLINIFLSK, from the coding sequence ATGTTTAATCTAAAGCAAAAAACAGGTTTCATTATGAAAAATCTAAAGCGTTCGCAGATACAAACAACAAGTTTAACAATTTTTGCAATGTTATTCGGTGCCGGTAATTTAATTTTCCCTCTAAGACTTGGAATCGCCAGTGGATCCAAATCTATTTATAGCTTTTTAGGATTCGCATTAACCGGAATTTTATTACCTGTTTTAGGAATTTTAGCCATCGTATCCTTCAGTGGAAATTATAAAGATTTCTTCGGAAGACTCGGTAAAATCCCAGGATTTTTACTTACATTATTTTGTATGTTAATAATCGGACCGTTTGTAGTCATGCCTCGAATAATCACTCTTTCCTACGAAATGCTTCAACCATTTTTACCAAAAATGTCGATTTTACCATTTTCGATAATTTTCTTAACATTAGCATTTTTTGCAGCCTGCAGACCGGGTCAACTATTAACTGTTATCGGCAAAGTATTAAGTCCACTCAAAGTTGCAAGTTTATCGCTAATTTTGCTGATCGGAATATTCACCGGAGTTGCAGCACAACATATTGATATTTCTTCCTTTCAACTTTTCACAACGGGATTTTTAACTGGATATCAAACTTTAGATCTTTTGGGCGCAATTTTCTTTGGTTCGATCATTGTAAACCTATTAACAAACTATGCTTCACAAGACAAACAAATCCCAATAGCAGAAGCTGTAAAAATCGCGGGAATAAGCGGATTATTTGGCGGTTTACTTTTAGGTTTGATTTATGCTGGAATGTTTAGCCTCGGCGCACACCACGGACAAGGTTTTGCATCCTTAAATGAAGGTGAAATATTTAGCGCAATTTCATTCAGCGTACTTGGAACATACGGAGCTGCATTGATAGGTTTAACAGTATTTCTTGCATGTTTCACAACAGCAGTATCACTATCTGCTGTTGTTACAGATTTTACAAAAAATTCAATTTTTCGTGCTAAAATTTCATTTGTCTCTGCGCTTTTAATTGTTTTAACAATCACAGGAATAATTTCACAAATCGGACTAGCTGGAATAATCAAATATTCATTCCCTGTCATAACAACTATGTACCCTCTTTTCGTTGTCATAACATTTTGCAATATCGCAAACAAACTTTGGGGATTTAAATATATCAAAATTCCGGTAGCAATCACCGCCATAGGAATGTTAATAAACATTTTTTTATCTAAATAA
- a CDS encoding phosphomevalonate kinase, with protein sequence MNKIIIKVPTKLMLSGEWAVLEPKSCCISLAINKYVYAEISQNKKFILLNFPQININSLQATFDCKAKKLLFLDNISTEQISKMGFARLSIENSLKFLLSKNININSFSLAISSGETLIGGQKVGLGSSAAVCVAVVKAILKIHNQNIVSQKNLKAIYKIAAISHFQAQGKIGSGYDVATSVFGKSIIYGKVDERFLKLALEQKNIEFLFEKPWPSLFIKSITLPPSMTVNACFCGQSASTALIVEKINKFKKEKKDLYFKFVKEIKKVTFDLIQALEANNQQLVIDLIKENAKLLSDLGDASGSGLETKALKKAIDLSTFDNAAGKFSGAGGGDCAIAVTFDKQIADKILENWRVNKLIPLDIKIL encoded by the coding sequence ATGAATAAAATTATAATAAAAGTTCCAACTAAATTAATGTTAAGTGGAGAATGGGCTGTTTTAGAACCAAAATCCTGCTGCATTTCGCTAGCTATAAATAAGTATGTTTATGCAGAGATTTCACAAAATAAGAAGTTCATACTTTTAAATTTTCCACAAATTAATATTAATTCGCTGCAAGCAACTTTCGATTGTAAAGCCAAAAAGCTTTTATTTTTAGATAATATTTCTACAGAACAGATTTCAAAAATGGGTTTTGCTCGTTTGAGTATAGAAAACAGTTTAAAATTTTTATTATCAAAAAATATAAATATAAATAGTTTTTCACTTGCGATCTCAAGCGGCGAAACTTTAATTGGCGGTCAGAAGGTTGGTCTTGGCAGTTCCGCAGCAGTTTGTGTTGCAGTAGTAAAAGCTATTTTAAAAATTCATAACCAAAATATTGTTTCTCAAAAAAACTTGAAAGCTATTTATAAAATTGCAGCGATTTCACATTTTCAGGCGCAAGGAAAGATTGGTTCCGGATATGATGTAGCGACATCAGTTTTTGGTAAATCTATAATTTATGGAAAAGTTGATGAGCGTTTTCTAAAATTGGCTTTGGAGCAAAAAAATATCGAATTTCTATTTGAAAAACCTTGGCCATCTTTGTTTATTAAATCTATTACATTGCCGCCCTCTATGACTGTGAATGCGTGTTTTTGTGGACAATCTGCGTCAACTGCGCTAATTGTTGAAAAAATAAATAAATTTAAAAAAGAAAAAAAAGATTTATACTTTAAATTTGTTAAGGAAATTAAAAAAGTAACTTTTGACTTAATTCAAGCTTTGGAAGCGAATAATCAGCAGCTAGTTATAGACTTGATAAAAGAAAATGCAAAGCTATTAAGTGACCTAGGGGATGCAAGTGGTAGCGGCCTTGAAACTAAGGCTCTGAAAAAGGCGATAGATTTATCAACTTTTGATAATGCTGCTGGAAAATTTAGTGGAGCTGGCGGTGGTGATTGCGCGATTGCGGTCACTTTTGATAAACAAATTGCAGATAAAATTTTAGAAAATTGGCGGGTTAACAAACTTATTCCTTTGGATATAAAAATTTTATGA
- a CDS encoding elongation factor 4: MDIKDINLKEFKPDQIRNFSIIAHIDHGKSTLADRLLEITGTISNRQKQEQFLDKLQVERERGITVKAQTASLFYEHKGIKYLLNLIDTPGHVDFSYEVSRSLYACQGALLLVDAAQGIQAQTMANFFLAFDQDLTIIPVINKVDMTNADPKRVAKQMEKAFDVHEEELILTSAKTGFGMDKLLPAIIERIAPPKGDENKTLKALIFDSWFDEYRGVVCLIEVIDGSLEKGDFIVSANTDQEYEVLDIGLMYPELTPTGALYTGQVGFLIAGMKTVKEARVGDTIYLKKHPVKPLPGFKPAKPMVYAGLYPIEASDYENLRDAIEKLTLNDASVHVEKESSVALGIGFRCGFLGLLHMDVFKQRLEQEYNILIITTSPTVPYRIRLTSEEEMVIDNPANFPETTKIDEIYEPVVDATIITPKEYLGSLLQLCEERRGIQKDMTYLDEDRVILKYVLPLNEIITDFYDKLKSYSAGYASFDYDNLTYQPAELVKMNIMLNGKPVDALSVIVHEEKAYRLGKELVEKLRQVIPRHMFEVAIQAAIGAKIIARETVTAMRKNVIAKCYGGDITRKRKLLEKQKEGKKKMKQVGNVELPQEAFLVVLKK, translated from the coding sequence ATGGATATAAAAGATATAAATTTAAAAGAATTCAAACCGGATCAAATTAGAAACTTTTCCATTATTGCTCATATTGATCATGGAAAATCGACTCTTGCAGATCGATTGCTCGAAATTACTGGAACGATCTCAAATAGACAAAAGCAGGAACAATTTTTGGATAAACTGCAAGTTGAGCGAGAGCGCGGAATTACCGTTAAAGCTCAAACAGCATCTCTTTTTTATGAACATAAGGGTATAAAATATCTTTTAAATTTGATTGATACTCCCGGTCACGTTGATTTTAGTTACGAAGTTTCAAGATCCCTTTATGCTTGTCAAGGAGCATTGCTACTTGTTGATGCTGCGCAGGGAATTCAAGCGCAAACGATGGCAAATTTCTTTTTAGCTTTTGATCAAGATCTGACAATCATTCCTGTTATTAATAAAGTAGATATGACAAATGCAGATCCAAAAAGAGTTGCAAAACAAATGGAGAAAGCGTTTGATGTACATGAAGAAGAATTAATTTTGACATCTGCAAAAACTGGTTTTGGAATGGATAAACTCCTTCCTGCCATCATCGAGCGAATTGCTCCGCCAAAAGGTGATGAAAATAAAACATTAAAAGCATTGATTTTTGATTCATGGTTTGATGAATATCGTGGTGTTGTTTGTTTGATAGAAGTTATTGATGGTTCTTTGGAAAAAGGCGATTTCATTGTATCTGCAAATACAGATCAGGAATATGAAGTTTTGGATATTGGTTTGATGTATCCAGAGTTAACCCCAACCGGTGCGCTTTACACAGGGCAAGTGGGATTTTTGATAGCAGGTATGAAAACGGTCAAAGAGGCGCGAGTTGGTGATACAATTTATTTAAAAAAACATCCTGTAAAACCTCTTCCTGGTTTTAAACCTGCAAAACCGATGGTTTATGCTGGGCTTTATCCAATAGAAGCTTCAGATTATGAAAATCTGCGTGATGCGATTGAAAAATTAACTTTAAACGATGCAAGTGTACATGTCGAAAAAGAAAGTTCAGTGGCTCTTGGAATCGGTTTCCGATGCGGATTTCTTGGTTTGCTTCATATGGATGTTTTCAAGCAGCGCTTGGAGCAAGAATATAATATTTTAATTATTACCACTTCCCCAACCGTTCCGTATCGTATTCGATTGACAAGTGAAGAAGAGATGGTTATCGATAATCCAGCAAACTTTCCTGAAACTACAAAAATAGATGAAATTTATGAACCTGTAGTAGATGCTACGATTATTACACCAAAAGAATATTTGGGTAGCTTACTACAACTTTGCGAAGAGCGACGTGGCATTCAAAAAGATATGACTTATCTAGATGAAGATAGGGTTATTTTGAAATATGTGCTTCCATTAAATGAGATCATCACGGATTTTTACGATAAGTTGAAATCTTACAGTGCTGGTTATGCTAGTTTTGATTATGACAATTTAACTTATCAACCAGCTGAGCTTGTAAAGATGAATATCATGTTAAATGGTAAACCGGTGGATGCTCTTTCTGTTATTGTTCACGAAGAGAAAGCATACAGACTTGGAAAAGAATTGGTCGAAAAATTGCGCCAAGTTATTCCGCGTCATATGTTCGAAGTTGCAATTCAAGCTGCAATCGGTGCAAAAATTATTGCAAGAGAAACTGTAACAGCTATGCGAAAAAATGTTATCGCAAAATGTTACGGTGGTGATATAACAAGAAAACGTAAATTACTTGAGAAGCAAAAAGAGGGTAAGAAGAAGATGAAACAAGTAGGAAATGTTGAACTTCCTCAGGAAGCATTTCTTGTTGTTTTGAAAAAATAA
- the mvaD gene encoding diphosphomevalonate decarboxylase, with amino-acid sequence MKASAKANANIALIKYWGKKDKTLNIPFNSSLSVTLDKLFTITSVEFNKDLSNDIFVINDSIQSDSEHSKLSLFLDLVRNRAGINFKAKVISENNFPTASGLASSSSGFAALALAATKAAGLNLSPKELSILARKGSGSASRSVYGGFVMWEKGEAGVDESSFATQLFDENYWPEFKVVVVILQNEKKDTSSRDGMNNTVATSPFYNVWLATIDEDLKNLRNALKNKNFTALGETAELNCLKMHATMLTAKPSLVYWNSQTVELMKLISKWRAENLEVYFTIDAGPQVKILCLDKDLIRLQKKLSELKFIQNIIVCSAGSGAKLI; translated from the coding sequence ATGAAGGCAAGTGCAAAAGCAAATGCAAATATTGCTTTGATAAAATATTGGGGCAAAAAAGATAAAACTTTAAATATTCCGTTCAATAGTAGTCTTTCGGTAACGCTAGATAAATTATTTACCATAACTTCCGTTGAATTTAATAAGGATTTATCGAACGATATTTTTGTCATAAATGATTCTATTCAAAGTGATAGCGAGCATTCCAAATTATCTCTCTTTTTAGATTTGGTGCGAAATCGTGCAGGAATAAATTTTAAAGCTAAAGTCATTTCCGAAAATAATTTTCCAACAGCAAGTGGACTTGCAAGTTCATCGAGCGGTTTTGCAGCTCTTGCTCTTGCTGCTACCAAAGCGGCAGGATTAAATTTATCACCCAAAGAACTTTCGATTTTAGCAAGAAAAGGTTCAGGTAGTGCCTCAAGATCAGTTTATGGTGGTTTTGTCATGTGGGAAAAAGGTGAAGCAGGGGTTGATGAAAGCTCTTTTGCGACACAACTTTTTGATGAAAATTATTGGCCAGAGTTTAAAGTTGTTGTTGTTATTTTACAGAATGAAAAAAAAGATACTTCAAGTCGTGATGGGATGAATAATACAGTTGCGACAAGTCCATTTTATAATGTTTGGCTTGCAACTATCGATGAAGATTTGAAAAATTTGAGAAATGCTTTGAAAAATAAAAATTTTACAGCTCTTGGTGAAACTGCAGAATTAAATTGTTTAAAAATGCATGCGACTATGTTAACGGCTAAACCAAGTTTGGTTTATTGGAATTCGCAAACGGTTGAACTTATGAAGTTGATTAGTAAATGGCGAGCTGAAAATCTGGAAGTTTATTTTACAATTGATGCTGGACCGCAAGTTAAGATTTTGTGTTTGGATAAAGATTTGATTAGATTGCAGAAAAAATTATCAGAATTAAAATTTATCCAAAATATTATCGTGTGCAGTGCTGGCAGTGGCGCGAAACTTATATAA
- a CDS encoding arginine--tRNA ligase, whose protein sequence is MNLISKIRLQIVDLVKNKFALSSSFLANLDKSLELGLNIDKDPSFGDLSCNIAMILANELKRSPREIALDIKEAILQDANLKKIVVLAEIAGPGFLNLTFDHSVWRGLSKNLLEFKEKCFKPQNLKKEKVLVEFVSANPTGPLHLGGGRGGIIGDVLGSVLKFLGDDVEKEYYINDAGNQVRKLGNCLKIRCEQELGMESMLPEDGYAGEYLIDLAKECIAENGKSILEKPPVFFENYAIHHLLKNIKKDLSDYGIIYDTWFSEKTLHEDGSVKSAMKLLFDKELAYESEGAIWFKSSQFGDDKDRVIQKHDDTPTYIAADIAYHKNKFDRGFTKLINVWGQDHHGYVKRLKATMEALGYPAESLDVILNQLVSIKKGGEALRMSKRSGVFTTLRDIIDLVGKDVARFFYLNRKADAHLEFDLEVALKKTDENPVYYIQYAYVRCGSVLEKAKELMPYAAFLDTLKNVDDIDEQIYDALGKEEIVILKKLIALESILSGIRRTYGTHMLAYYVFELSKLFHNYYANNRIIDSEKENLTKCRLMIIYLVRENLSFCLDLLGLSKPQKM, encoded by the coding sequence ATGAATCTTATCAGTAAAATTCGTCTGCAAATTGTTGATTTAGTCAAAAATAAATTTGCACTTTCAAGCAGCTTTTTAGCTAATTTGGATAAAAGTTTAGAGCTCGGTTTAAATATTGATAAAGACCCCTCATTTGGTGATCTTAGCTGCAATATAGCGATGATACTTGCAAATGAACTTAAAAGAAGTCCTAGAGAAATTGCACTTGATATCAAAGAAGCTATTTTGCAAGATGCGAATTTGAAAAAAATCGTAGTACTTGCAGAGATAGCGGGTCCTGGATTTTTGAACCTCACTTTTGATCATTCAGTTTGGAGAGGGTTATCAAAAAATCTTTTAGAATTCAAAGAAAAATGTTTTAAGCCTCAAAATTTAAAAAAAGAAAAAGTTTTAGTCGAGTTTGTCAGTGCAAACCCAACCGGGCCGCTTCATTTGGGAGGTGGTCGCGGTGGAATCATTGGGGATGTTTTGGGTAGCGTTCTAAAATTCTTGGGCGATGATGTTGAAAAAGAATATTACATTAACGACGCGGGTAATCAGGTACGAAAATTGGGCAATTGCTTAAAGATTCGCTGCGAGCAAGAGCTTGGGATGGAAAGCATGTTGCCGGAAGATGGTTACGCCGGAGAATATTTAATAGATTTGGCAAAAGAATGTATAGCTGAAAATGGCAAATCTATTTTAGAAAAACCACCTGTATTTTTTGAAAATTATGCAATTCACCATTTACTAAAAAATATCAAAAAAGATTTGTCAGATTACGGTATTATTTATGACACATGGTTTTCTGAAAAAACATTGCATGAAGATGGGTCTGTAAAATCTGCGATGAAACTTCTTTTTGATAAAGAACTTGCATATGAATCTGAAGGTGCAATTTGGTTTAAATCATCACAATTTGGCGATGACAAAGACCGAGTAATTCAAAAACATGATGATACTCCGACCTACATAGCTGCGGATATTGCTTATCACAAAAACAAATTTGATCGGGGATTTACAAAGCTTATAAATGTTTGGGGGCAAGATCATCACGGATATGTAAAGCGTCTAAAAGCTACCATGGAAGCTCTCGGATACCCAGCAGAAAGTTTGGATGTTATTTTGAATCAGCTTGTGAGTATTAAAAAGGGTGGTGAAGCGCTTCGAATGTCCAAGCGTTCAGGAGTTTTTACAACTTTGCGTGACATTATAGATTTAGTTGGTAAAGATGTTGCAAGATTCTTCTATCTAAATCGAAAAGCGGATGCGCATTTGGAATTTGACCTAGAAGTTGCGCTCAAGAAAACTGACGAAAATCCTGTTTATTATATTCAGTATGCGTATGTTCGCTGCGGAAGCGTGCTTGAAAAAGCAAAAGAGCTTATGCCTTATGCGGCATTTTTGGATACTCTAAAAAATGTAGATGACATTGATGAGCAAATTTATGATGCTCTTGGAAAAGAAGAAATTGTTATTCTCAAAAAGTTAATAGCTTTGGAATCAATTTTGAGCGGTATCCGAAGAACTTACGGAACACATATGCTTGCATACTATGTTTTTGAACTTTCTAAACTTTTCCACAATTATTATGCAAATAATCGAATCATCGACTCTGAAAAAGAAAATTTAACAAAATGTCGATTGATGATTATTTATTTGGTTCGAGAGAATTTATCATTCTGTCTCGATTTGCTCGGTTTGAGTAAACCGCAAAAAATGTAA
- a CDS encoding hydroxymethylglutaryl-CoA synthase translates to MPVGIVGFGVYLPKFRIKVEEIAAYYKQDPNKIKSSLLINEKSVAAKDEDSATMSVQSSQQALIMAEIDKSKIGSVYVGSESHPYAVKPTATIVGNALNLTNFYTAADFQFACKSTTAAVYASLGLVASKYVEYALVIGADKAQSKNGDILEYCAGAGSVTWILGSNENEIVASIDKIVSFSTNTPDFWRRHGEDHPEYLGRFTGEPSYFFHITQTVDKILQDAKMVPADFDHVVFHQPNGAFPYSIAKKLGFVKKQIELGLVAPHFGNCYSATTMIGVSAVLDQAKENQKILVVSYGSGSGCDAMILTTTSNLSKKQNKSKTVQNFIDQKEYIDYSTILKWN, encoded by the coding sequence ATGCCTGTAGGGATTGTTGGATTTGGGGTTTATCTTCCAAAGTTTAGAATCAAAGTCGAAGAGATTGCTGCATATTACAAGCAAGATCCAAATAAAATTAAATCTAGTTTATTAATAAACGAAAAGTCTGTTGCGGCTAAAGATGAAGATTCTGCAACGATGTCTGTGCAGTCATCACAGCAAGCACTTATTATGGCAGAAATTGATAAATCAAAAATAGGATCTGTTTATGTTGGAAGTGAAAGTCATCCTTATGCAGTGAAGCCGACAGCAACGATCGTTGGTAATGCTTTAAATTTAACAAATTTTTACACAGCAGCAGATTTTCAGTTTGCTTGTAAGTCTACAACAGCGGCAGTTTATGCATCGCTTGGACTTGTTGCTTCAAAATATGTGGAGTACGCACTTGTCATAGGAGCAGACAAAGCTCAATCAAAAAATGGAGATATTTTAGAATATTGTGCGGGAGCTGGTAGCGTTACATGGATTTTGGGATCGAATGAAAATGAGATTGTGGCATCGATTGACAAAATAGTTTCATTTAGCACAAACACTCCCGATTTTTGGCGAAGGCATGGAGAAGATCACCCAGAATATTTGGGTCGATTTACCGGTGAGCCTTCTTACTTTTTCCATATTACTCAAACTGTGGACAAAATTTTGCAAGATGCCAAAATGGTGCCTGCGGATTTTGATCATGTAGTTTTTCATCAGCCTAATGGTGCATTTCCATATTCAATTGCAAAAAAATTAGGTTTTGTAAAAAAACAAATTGAACTAGGTTTGGTTGCTCCTCATTTTGGAAACTGTTATAGCGCTACAACGATGATTGGTGTTTCAGCCGTTTTAGATCAAGCAAAAGAAAATCAAAAGATTTTAGTTGTTAGTTATGGTAGTGGAAGTGGGTGTGATGCAATGATTTTGACGACAACGTCTAATCTTTCTAAGAAACAAAATAAATCAAAAACTGTTCAAAATTTTATAGATCAAAAAGAGTACATAGATTATTCAACAATTTTAAAATGGAATTGA
- a CDS encoding hydroxymethylglutaryl-CoA reductase, degradative, with protein sequence MRKSSRIGEFYKKNQQERLDLIRDFANLTNDELLLLRNLSLDFSVVSRLAENVISVFPMPLGIATNFLINQKDYLIPMVTEESSVIAAASNAAKLARFLGGFISSASEPIMIGQIQLTKIPDFQKAKNVIDKNKQYLIDLANLQDPILVEVGGGVVDLQIRELDTERGKMMIVHLLINVKDAMGANIVDTMLEAVAEKLESLSGGTKLLRIVSNLATYRIAEAKATWSKEDLGEEVIENILDAYAFAKADFYRCATHNKGIMNGVDAVAIATGNDFRAIEAGAHSFAALENNYQPLTKYYKNENGDLVGEIKLPLPVGIIGGSTQANKISKICLKILDVRSAQELSGVIASVGLAQNFAALRALVCEGIQAGHMKLHAKKVAINAGASNGHVDLIASRMVEEKNISIVRAKEILAILKEGK encoded by the coding sequence ATGAGAAAAAGTAGTAGAATTGGTGAGTTTTATAAAAAAAATCAGCAAGAACGACTAGATCTGATTCGAGATTTTGCTAATTTAACAAATGACGAGCTGTTGCTTTTAAGAAATTTATCGTTAGATTTTTCTGTTGTTAGTAGACTTGCTGAAAATGTTATATCCGTATTTCCTATGCCACTTGGTATAGCAACAAATTTTTTAATAAATCAAAAAGATTATCTTATTCCGATGGTTACCGAAGAGTCGAGTGTGATAGCTGCTGCTTCAAATGCTGCAAAACTTGCGCGATTTCTTGGTGGTTTTATTTCTAGTGCTTCTGAACCTATAATGATCGGTCAAATTCAGTTGACAAAAATTCCTGATTTTCAAAAAGCTAAAAACGTAATTGATAAAAATAAGCAGTATTTAATTGATCTTGCCAATTTGCAGGATCCTATTTTGGTTGAAGTTGGGGGTGGAGTTGTTGATTTGCAAATTCGAGAGCTTGATACCGAGCGCGGTAAAATGATGATTGTTCACCTTTTGATTAATGTTAAAGATGCGATGGGTGCAAATATTGTTGATACCATGCTTGAGGCTGTTGCTGAAAAATTAGAATCACTTAGCGGTGGTACAAAATTACTTAGAATTGTTTCCAACTTGGCAACTTATAGAATTGCAGAAGCAAAAGCTACTTGGAGCAAAGAAGATTTGGGTGAAGAAGTAATTGAAAATATTTTGGATGCTTATGCTTTTGCAAAGGCAGATTTTTATCGCTGTGCAACACACAACAAGGGAATTATGAATGGAGTTGATGCTGTTGCGATCGCAACGGGAAATGATTTCAGGGCTATTGAGGCAGGTGCTCATAGCTTTGCAGCTTTGGAAAATAACTATCAACCTCTTACAAAATATTATAAAAATGAAAATGGTGATTTGGTTGGTGAAATAAAACTTCCTCTTCCTGTTGGAATCATCGGCGGAAGTACACAGGCAAATAAAATATCTAAAATTTGTTTAAAAATTTTGGATGTGAGGTCGGCACAAGAGCTTTCAGGAGTTATAGCTTCTGTTGGGCTTGCTCAAAATTTTGCCGCACTTCGAGCTCTAGTTTGTGAAGGTATTCAAGCTGGGCATATGAAACTTCATGCTAAAAAAGTTGCGATCAATGCTGGGGCATCAAATGGTCATGTAGATTTGATAGCGTCAAGAATGGTAGAAGAAAAAAATATTTCAATTGTCAGGGCAAAAGAGATTCTTGCTATCTTGAAAGAGGGAAAATAA